The genomic DNA AAGACATGCGATTAGGGGTCTTGGAGGCGGGTCTTCAAACCCTTCAGGCCCAAGAATTACGAAACATGTTGGACGAACGGATTCGGGCATCCCAGGAAGAGATTCAGAGCGCGGAGCGACTTCGCGCTAAGGGGTTGGTTTTGGGGTCCGATTTTTTTGCGGCACAGGCTGTCCTCTCTGGGCTCCAAGCCTGGCGCGTTCAAGCCGACAAAATGGCGGAGGCCGGTCGGGATTCGTTGGCTATTCTCGTGGGGCTTTCTCCCGCGGGATTTCAACTTCGAGGAACTTTGCGGGCGGGGGGGCCTGCCCTCCCTTCCGAAAATGAACTGCGCGGGATGGCCCGGCAGAACCGATCGGACCTTCGTTCGGCCCGTCTGCAGGTCCAACAATCGGAAGTGGCTTTATTTCAAGAAAAGTCCACCATCCTTCCCCGGGTGGATGCCATGGCTCAGGCCGAGACCAACACCGAAAATTTTTCGTCCAACCCGTCAAGCCGATTGCTCATGGTTCGCGCTCGGTGGGCGTTGGGGGATCCAGCGTACACCGCACGGCGAAAAAAGGCGGCCGCGGCGTTCCGGGCCGGACGGCAACAGCAGGAGGCTTTGGAAGAGAAAGTCCAGATCGAAATTCTTCAAGCCCTTCGTCGTTACGAAGGGGCTCGGGACGCCCTCCCCCTCTTGGAAGGGACCGCCGAGCAGGCCCGGAAATCCTTGGATCTTTTTCGACCCTTGTACCGTGAAGGGCGGCAAAGTATTCTGGACGTTCTTCGAGCGGAGGAAGCCTTGGCCCGGGCGGAGTCCCTTCGATTAGAAACCTTGGCTCAACTGCATATTCAACGGGCCAAAACCTTGGCCGCGGCGGGGATTTTGGATGAGGGAGCCCTCGGCGCCCTTTCCGCTGCATTGGAGAAACCACGATGACAAACCCCACCCCACCAGAGAAACCACACGCGCTCGGTTTGGCAGGCCGGCTGGCGGAAACTTTTATCGCTTCAAAACTTACCTTGCTCTTTGTCCTGGCCAGTTTGCTCCTGGGACTTTTCGCTACCGTGAGCCTACCCCGAGAAGAGGAACCCCAAATCAATGTTCCCATGTTTGATGTGTTTGTGGGATACCCGGGAGCCAGCGCTCGCGAAGTGGAAGACCGTTTGACCCATGTGGGTGAACGGAAATTTTGGGAAATTCCAGACGTGGAATATGTCTATTCCACCTCTGAGCCAGGTTTGGCGATGTTTATACTCCGCTTTAAAGTGGGGACAAATCCTGAAGAAGCCATGACGCGGGTGTACACAAAGACTTTCGCCAACATGGATTTTCTCCCGCCGGGGGCGACGCAACCTCTTGTCAAACCCCGATCGATTGATGACGTTCCTATTTTGGCGCTCAACTTAACGGGGGAGGGCCAAGACGGTTTTTCCCTCCGGACCCAAGCCGCGGCTTTACGGGAAGAAATCAGCGCGGTTCCGGGCGTTTCCGCAACTGAAATTATAGGTGGTCGTCGACGCCAATTTCTCATTCATTTTGATCCGGCGGCCCTGACCCGCCATCGGTTGACTCCCTTGGAGCTCGCGGGAACCGTGCAGGCCGCGAACACCCGTCTTCCGGCTGGAACATCAGCCCAAGGCGATCGCGCGGTGGCGGTGGAAACGGATGCGCTCATCCGATCGGCGGACGATTTGCGGAAAATTGTCGTGGGGGTTTCTTCCGGTCGGGCGGTGACCCTGGCGGACGTGGCCACCATTACGGATGGGCCAGACGAGGAGGACCGCTCCGTTAAGGAATGGACGAGGGAAGGAAAGCCGCGGGAGGCCGTGACCTTGGCGGTGTCCAAACGACGTGGCCAAAACGCCACGGAGGTCGCCCGGGAAGTCATGGGAAGAATTGACGCTGTGCGCCCCAGCCTTTTGAAAAAAGAGACGAAAGTCTCCGTGACGCGGAATTACGGGGAAACGGCAAAAGAAAAATCCGATGAACTTTTATATCACATGGCTTTGGCCACCCTATCGGTGACGCTCTTGATCGCGTTTTTCCTGGGTGTGCGGGAAGCGTTGGTGGTGCTGGTGGCCATTCCGGTGACGTTGGCGTTGACCCTGCTCGTTTACTCTTTGTTGGGATACACGCTGAACCGCATCACGCTTTTTGCCCTCATCTTTTCCATAGGCATTTTAGTGGACGACGCTATTGTGGTGGTGGAAAACATACACCGGCATTTCGCCATGAGGGACGGCCGTTCGCTGCGACAACTGGCCGTGGACGCCGTGGCCGAGGTGGGAAACCCCACTATTTTGGCCACCTGGGCCGTGATCGCGGCCATCCTGCCCATGGCGTTTGTGTCGGGACTAATGGGGCCCTACATGCGGCCGATCCCCGTCGGAGCCAGTGTGGCGATGCTTTTTTCCCTGGGGATTGCTTTCATCATTTCCCCGTGGGCGTTTACCCACGTTCTGAGGATATGGAAGCCTAAAGAAGGGGTGGGGCATGGGGAAGAATCTTGGTTGGACCGGATGTATCGCCGGTTCATGGGACGGCTTCTGACCCACACCTTCTCCCGTTGGCTGTATTTGGGAGGGACGGTGGTGTTGTTGTTGGCGGCGGTGTCGTTGGTGTATTTTAAGAAAGTCACCATGAAGATGCTCCCGTTCGATAATAAAAATGAGTTTGAAGTGGTGTTGACCCTTCCCGAAGGGACGGGGCACGACCGAACTCAAAAGGCCGCT from Elusimicrobiota bacterium includes the following:
- a CDS encoding TolC family protein — its product is MRIRLLALMALLAFPLGAVEQFTLVEAVRRAVARNPGLQAADAQVERARRERSEVQASRFPRFEAGSSFTRGDSPVYAFGSLLDQRNFGQANFDIGTLNHPGYVTNFKSYLQVGVPLFTGFEIQSAQKMAELGLSQAESAATGARQDMRLGVLEAGLQTLQAQELRNMLDERIRASQEEIQSAERLRAKGLVLGSDFFAAQAVLSGLQAWRVQADKMAEAGRDSLAILVGLSPAGFQLRGTLRAGGPALPSENELRGMARQNRSDLRSARLQVQQSEVALFQEKSTILPRVDAMAQAETNTENFSSNPSSRLLMVRARWALGDPAYTARRKKAAAAFRAGRQQQEALEEKVQIEILQALRRYEGARDALPLLEGTAEQARKSLDLFRPLYREGRQSILDVLRAEEALARAESLRLETLAQLHIQRAKTLAAAGILDEGALGALSAALEKPR
- a CDS encoding efflux RND transporter permease subunit, whose product is MTNPTPPEKPHALGLAGRLAETFIASKLTLLFVLASLLLGLFATVSLPREEEPQINVPMFDVFVGYPGASAREVEDRLTHVGERKFWEIPDVEYVYSTSEPGLAMFILRFKVGTNPEEAMTRVYTKTFANMDFLPPGATQPLVKPRSIDDVPILALNLTGEGQDGFSLRTQAAALREEISAVPGVSATEIIGGRRRQFLIHFDPAALTRHRLTPLELAGTVQAANTRLPAGTSAQGDRAVAVETDALIRSADDLRKIVVGVSSGRAVTLADVATITDGPDEEDRSVKEWTREGKPREAVTLAVSKRRGQNATEVAREVMGRIDAVRPSLLKKETKVSVTRNYGETAKEKSDELLYHMALATLSVTLLIAFFLGVREALVVLVAIPVTLALTLLVYSLLGYTLNRITLFALIFSIGILVDDAIVVVENIHRHFAMRDGRSLRQLAVDAVAEVGNPTILATWAVIAAILPMAFVSGLMGPYMRPIPVGASVAMLFSLGIAFIISPWAFTHVLRIWKPKEGVGHGEESWLDRMYRRFMGRLLTHTFSRWLYLGGTVVLLLAAVSLVYFKKVTMKMLPFDNKNEFEVVLTLPEGTGHDRTQKAADEISQALFAQAPEVERITNYVGTAAPYNFNGLVRHYFLRQRPNQADLAVNLLDKKDRKRQSHAVAASLRPVVQAIADRYNARVQVAEIPPGPPVLSTLVFEVYGPDNAARDAFARTLQNFLRTAEDIVDVDTYVPSVEPLDLIRVDREKVTLNGLSAQHIAQTTSLALGGQTLGLASTGVDKDPVEIRLRLSSKDRKGLDALGKINLLSRNGTLIPLAKLTSRERVDQDPPIYHKNLQRVSYVIADVAGKQESPVYAILDLRKKITDLAEKSGYDVKEYFASSPRNSLERALKWDGEWQITYEVFRDLGLAFAFALVLIYVLVVGWFKSFTIPLVVMVPIPLTLVGILPAHWGLGAFFTATSMIGFIAGAGIVVRNSIILVDFIHLRLAEGMPLKEAVIDAGAVRFRPMLLTAAAVVAGAGVILFDPIFQGLAVALMAGEIASTVLSRMAVPVLYYMVARRTKTS